CAGGACCACGAGAATCGACCCCATGTTGTGGGCCACGGCACCCATGATCGGCGGGAGCAGGCCCATGGCCCCCAGGCAGATGGCAACCAGGTTGATGGCCAGACTGACGGCGATATTGGCGTTGATCGTTCGCGTCATTTTACGGCTCAGACGAACCAGGAACGGCAACTGTGAAATCCTGTCTTTCATCAGGACGATGTCCGCCGTGGAAAGGGCCATTTCCGATCCGCGCTGTCCCATGGCAATGCCCACTGCCGAAGCCTTGAGAGAAGGCGCGTCGTTCATGCCATCACCCACGAACACCGTGTCCGGGAGATCGGTGCGTCGGATGAATGCCATTTTATCCTCGGGCTTCAGGCGGCAGTGGGTTTCGGCGATTCCGATGTCATTGGCCACCTGTTTTACGGCGCCGGGCGTGTCCCCGGAAAGGACGGCCATGTGCGCAACCCCAAGTGCCTTGAGTTGGGCCAGGGCAGGGGAAACATCCGGCCGCGCTTTGTCCAGCAGGGCGATTTCACCCGCCGGTCGACCGTTGACCACGACCTGAACAACCGTCTCGGCATCGTCTGGGTCGGCCGACCCGGCACGGACCGATACGGTCTTGCCGTCGACAAGGCCCTTGACGCCGACTCCGGGGATAACCGTCAATTCGTCGGCCGTTTTTTCTATAATTCCCATTATTGCAGCTTTTTTCAAAATGGCAACGGCAATCGGGTGGGTGCTGCCTCTCTCGACGGCTGCGGCGGCTTCCATCAGCGCGGCTTCGGTGAATCCCTCGGCCGGGCGGATGGCCGTGATCGACGGTCTGCCTGCGGTCAGGGTTCCGGTTTTATCGAAGAAAAAGGTTCGGGAGCGGGCGAGTTTTTCGAGGTATTCGCCGCCTTTGATCAAGATCCCCGATCTGGCCGCCCGGCCCACGGCGGCAACGGTGGCCACCGGGCCGGCCAGCAGAAAAGAACAGGGGCAGCCGACCACCAAGACGGCAATGGCGCGGGTGATGTCCCGGGTGGCCAGCCAGGTCAGGGCGGCAATCAGCAAAATCGTCGGTGTAAAGTATGCGGCGAAGCGGTCGACGATCCGGGTGCTTTGGATCCGGCTGTTTTCCGCGTTCTGGACCAGTTCTATGATGCGGCCGATGGTCGAGTCTTCCCCGGTGCGGCTGACCGCGAGTTTGATATAGCCGTCGATGTTCAGGGTGCCCGCCGAAAGGTCGTTGCCCGGGCCTTTGTATACCGGCAGCGACTCGCCGGTGAGCAGCGATTCGTCGATGGAGCCCGAGCCGTCTACAATGCGGCCATCGACGGGGATGACCGCACCGGCTTTGACCACGGCAATTTCACCGGGTTGGATGGTGTCGACGGGTTTGACCTGCATGCGACCGTTTTCTTCTTCAATTGTGGCGGTCCGGGGATTGGCGTTGATGAGGGTTTCGATCGCCCCCCTGGCCCTGTCGCTGACCGCCTCCTCGATAAAAGAACCCAGAACCATGATGAAACTGATCACGGCGGCTTCAAGGAAGTTGCCATTGAGAATGCAGGCCACGATGGCGATGCTGACCAGTTCGTCGACGTTGACCTTGCGCCGCATGAGTCCTTTGAGAGCCTCCAGAATGATGGGAAAGCCGTTCAAAGCGATGGACAGGATCAGGAGCAGGTTGAACAGCACAGGGCCGGTCAGGGCCAGGCCGGGCCCGATGCCCATGGAAAAATCGATCCGGGACAACAAATAGCCGACCGGGATCAGGCTTCCGGCGGCGACGATGCGATAAAAGTCCGATGATTTGAAAACCGTTTTGTATACCGACAGGTCGCCGTAACGTCCGATCATGCTGACTTCCTTCCATGTTTGATTCACATACTTCTTGGGTTACTTATATTTTGAATCTCAAACAATCAGAAAGTCAAAAAGGTGTCAATGGCTAATTTTCCGACTTTTCGAATGCGATCAGAATATCGCCGGAGGCACCCATTCCAACCCTCCCAGAACAATGAGGGCAACAACGAAAAAAACCGTCCAGAGTCGGTCGGTCCAGGAAAAAGAGAATTGATGGATGCAGTAGAATTTGCCTTTGAAGCCCCGACACAACATGGCCTGGTAGACCCGGTCGGCCCTGGCCAGGGCGCGGACCAGAAGCATGCCGAACAGATAGGCATAGGTTTTATAGGTGTGCAGATTGGTTTTGGGGATAAACCCCCTGATCCGGATGGCGGTGTGCAGCCGCTGGTACTCCTGTTCCAGCACGAACACATAGCGATAGGCGATCAGCAGCAGATAGACCAGTTTTTTCGGCATGTGCAGGCGGTGCAGCCCATGGCCCAGGGTGGCGATGGGCATGGTGGCGACCAGGGCGACGAAAACCATGAGGATGGCATTGGATTTGATCGTGATCCGGGCGGCCAGAAGCAGGCCTTCCCGGGTGCACGTCAACGGCCCGATGAGAAAAGCGGGTGTCCCTTCGAAGGTAACCGGCAGCACCAGAAAAAGAACGATGTTGAACAGGTTGACAACGGTCAGCCGCCTGGCGACCTCCACCAGGGGCAGTCCGGAGACCAGCACCAGGCCGGCGGACAGGGCCAACCCCGTAAAAAGGGTGGGAAAGGCCGTGGATACCGCCAGGAGGATTGACATCAGGGTGGCGAAAACAATCCGCAGCCGTGGATCGAGGCGATGCAGCACGGACGTTCCCCGGGCGAAGGATTCGCTGAGCACGGACGAATCGCTCCTATGATTTTTTACGCCGATTGTTGAAGTAGGCGCCGATACCCACCAGCCCGAGAATATAACCGATGCCGGCCGCGATATTCCTGGGATCCTGGCCGGAAGGCTCCTTTTCCGAAAGTTTGCGGATTATGGGGCGCAATTTTTTGTCCAGGGCCTTTTCCACGACGAGCTGAATTTCCTCGGCCGAAAGGCCTTGGGCGATTTGCCCGGCGTCCGGTTCGGCATCGGCGGTTGCGGTTGGTTGCGGAGCCGAAGCGGCAGCCGGGGCGTTGTCATCGGGGAAGGCGGCGGCCACATCCTCCAGAGGGATGAGAACTTTGGCCTGGTGCCCCATGCCGGCGTCGAGTTTGATGGTCAGGGCACTCTTTTTGGGGATCTTAAAAGAGCACTCCCCGTTTTCATCGGTGGTGGTGGCAAGCAGTTGGTTGCCGGCATCGTCATAAACGAGCACGTTGGCATTTTGGGCCAGGTCTCCGTTGCCGAAAGCCGCTTCGAGGGCCACAGCATCGCCTTCCACCCAGCCGGTGGCGATAAACTTGTGCGCCAGGGCGGGACCGGCGGCGGAGAGCATGAAAAGCGTGGCCAGCACAACCGCCCCGAGGGTAAACCCAATTGTAGTTAATACGTTGAATTCTTTTGATCCATTCATCATTTCAGTCCTATCCGATGGTGCCGGTGTCGGGCATTGGCGAAAAACCGGGCAGTGCGTCCGGTTTGACCTTTTTCAGGAAGCCGACACAAAACGCGGTAATGAATCCCTCGATGATCATCACGGGAACATGAGCGGTCACCACCATGGCGGCCACTTCGAAAAAGCTCTCTTCGGTGAAAAGGAGGGAAACGGCGACCATGAGGGCCGTCAGAAAAACCGACAACGCCCCGCAGGCAAAGGCGGCCACCAGGGCGATGGCGGTATCCTTATGGATCAGCCGGCCAAACAGGTAATAAGACAACAGGGCCGGCCCGGCCACATTGAAGGTGTTCACTCCCAGAACGGTGATGCCGCCGAACTGAAAAAACACGGCCTGCAGGGCCAGCCCCACAAGGATGGCAGGGAACGCCCCCCACCCCAGCATCAGTCCAAGAATGCCATTGAGCAAAAGGTGAACACTCGAAGGGCCGATGGGAACGTGGATCAGGGAGGCCGTGAAAAAGGCCGCCGACAGAATGCCCACCTGGGCCATGCGGTCATAATCCAGTTTTTTCAATCCAATGGCGGTGCCCACAGCCGTCAGTGCCCCGCCGGTGACAAGAACCGGTGCCGATAGAACGCCTTCCGAGATATGCATGACAGATTACTCCATTCAGGGTGAGAAACACGTGGAAAAATGAACCACAACAAAGCAATCGTTTTGGGGAAGAAAGGAGGGACGGCAACAGGCCTTGAAGAGAAGGCTTCTCGGATGAATACACGACCCCTGTAGAAGAAAGGGACGGGCTGTATCGATCTGCCGGCGCAACTTAGTTCCCGAAGCGATAACCGGTGTCAGCGCCAGTGTGATAAACCCGTCCAAGGCCCGCTACCTGCGTTGGTATCGGGCCTGATCCAGATTTCTCAAACAGGCGCCTGTATGTATTCCGGCAGGTTTTCTGACTCTCCCGCGCCTTCGAGCGCCTTCCCATTTCAGTTTGTCGAAACAGTGGCCAAATGCTCGATGGCGTTCCCGGCATTGCCGGGGGGGATCACAGCGGCGGATCCG
This window of the uncultured Desulfosarcina sp. genome carries:
- a CDS encoding heavy metal translocating P-type ATPase, which encodes MIGRYGDLSVYKTVFKSSDFYRIVAAGSLIPVGYLLSRIDFSMGIGPGLALTGPVLFNLLLILSIALNGFPIILEALKGLMRRKVNVDELVSIAIVACILNGNFLEAAVISFIMVLGSFIEEAVSDRARGAIETLINANPRTATIEEENGRMQVKPVDTIQPGEIAVVKAGAVIPVDGRIVDGSGSIDESLLTGESLPVYKGPGNDLSAGTLNIDGYIKLAVSRTGEDSTIGRIIELVQNAENSRIQSTRIVDRFAAYFTPTILLIAALTWLATRDITRAIAVLVVGCPCSFLLAGPVATVAAVGRAARSGILIKGGEYLEKLARSRTFFFDKTGTLTAGRPSITAIRPAEGFTEAALMEAAAAVERGSTHPIAVAILKKAAIMGIIEKTADELTVIPGVGVKGLVDGKTVSVRAGSADPDDAETVVQVVVNGRPAGEIALLDKARPDVSPALAQLKALGVAHMAVLSGDTPGAVKQVANDIGIAETHCRLKPEDKMAFIRRTDLPDTVFVGDGMNDAPSLKASAVGIAMGQRGSEMALSTADIVLMKDRISQLPFLVRLSRKMTRTINANIAVSLAINLVAICLGAMGLLPPIMGAVAHNMGSILVVLLSSAIAFTREDAVDPAQPCPMNACQHGA
- the cbiM gene encoding cobalt transporter CbiM, with translation MHISEGVLSAPVLVTGGALTAVGTAIGLKKLDYDRMAQVGILSAAFFTASLIHVPIGPSSVHLLLNGILGLMLGWGAFPAILVGLALQAVFFQFGGITVLGVNTFNVAGPALLSYYLFGRLIHKDTAIALVAAFACGALSVFLTALMVAVSLLFTEESFFEVAAMVVTAHVPVMIIEGFITAFCVGFLKKVKPDALPGFSPMPDTGTIG
- the cbiQ gene encoding cobalt ECF transporter T component CbiQ → MLSESFARGTSVLHRLDPRLRIVFATLMSILLAVSTAFPTLFTGLALSAGLVLVSGLPLVEVARRLTVVNLFNIVLFLVLPVTFEGTPAFLIGPLTCTREGLLLAARITIKSNAILMVFVALVATMPIATLGHGLHRLHMPKKLVYLLLIAYRYVFVLEQEYQRLHTAIRIRGFIPKTNLHTYKTYAYLFGMLLVRALARADRVYQAMLCRGFKGKFYCIHQFSFSWTDRLWTVFFVVALIVLGGLEWVPPAIF